From a single Rutidosis leptorrhynchoides isolate AG116_Rl617_1_P2 chromosome 5, CSIRO_AGI_Rlap_v1, whole genome shotgun sequence genomic region:
- the LOC139849046 gene encoding uncharacterized protein gives MGNIGFGCKRLKWVHPYFRSTTITILVNGSPTKEFSLHKGIRKGDPLFPDLFIIASEGLNVLANIAIRDWLIRGVGVGEDRVRISHLQIVDDTIFFGDWGIRNISNVHKILTGFEKVSGLMINMKKSLIYEIGGPHADVEAAATKFGCDVGKTPFTCLGMPGGGLNVGSLKARNWALLGKWWWRFRTETESLWVKVIKSIYGRDRGLGHSTSNLSIVRSTIWSNIIHIGIDLFKIGLDINSFFEKKIGDGRDVLFWKDIWTGDTSLKDKFPRLFRLDTNQDTCVNERVQLVNGLLQFSWEWARLPLGRVTGELEQLTGLIGNNVSLSDGNST, from the exons ATGGGTAATATAGGTTTTGGTTGTAAACGGTTGAAGTGGGTCCACCCCTATTTTCGATCAACAACTATCACGATATTGGTGAACGGATCCCCGACAAAGGAGTTTAGTCTACATAAGGGTATTCGTAAGGGCGATCCTTTATTTCCCGACCTCTTTATTATAGCTAGTGAGGGCCTGAATGTTTTGGCAAATATTGCAATCAGAGACTGGTTAATAAGAGGTGTAGGTGTCGGGGAAGATAGAGTTAGAATATCACATCTCCAAATCGTAGATGACACAATATTTTTCGGAGATTGGGGTATTCGTAATATATCAAATGTTCATAAAATATTAACAGGTTTTGAAAAAGTGTCGGGATTAATGATTAACATGAAGAAGAGTCTGATATACGAGATAGGGGGCCCTCATGCTGATGTGGAAGCTGCAGCAACTAAATTCGGTTGTGATGTTGGTAAAACACCTTTTACATGTCTTGGTATGCCC GGAGGGGGCTTAAATGTGGGTTCGTTGAAAGCTAGAAATTGGGCTCTAttgggtaaatggtggtggcggtttcgAACCGAAACCGAATCACTTTGGGTCAAAGTCATAAAAAGCATATATGGGCGGGACAGGGGGTTGGGGCACTCTACTTCTAATCTTTCTATTGTTCGTAGTACAATTTGGAGCAACATTATCCACATCGGTATTGACTTGTTCAAGATCGGGTTGGATATTAACTCATTTTTTGAGAAGAAAATAGGTGACGGACGTGATGTTCTTTTTTGGAAAGACATATGGACTGGTGACACTTCTTTAAAGGATAAATTCCCAAGACTTTTCAGGCTAGATACCAATCAAGACACGTGCGTAAACGAGCGGGTTCAACTAGTCAACGGATTGTTGCAGTTTTCATGGGAATGGGCAAGATTACCTTTGGGGCGTGTAACTGGAGAACTGGAGCAGCTTACGGGACTGATCGGGAACAATGTATCTTTGAGCGATGGCAACTCAACATGA
- the LOC139849044 gene encoding uncharacterized protein, giving the protein MVPKRELWKNLSRHKRVVVDKPWVLLGDFNATIDPDEHSAGPSFITKSMGEFSECVVDIEVEDISWLGLRFTWNQTPGILKKLDRAMGNVEFFSEFPSAVCEFMLFLRCDHSPMVVTFPQIMKSKPKPFKFHNYLTTTPSFLPAVNDIWKNEVYGHSMFAVVSKMKFLKKPLRKLNYEQGNLFLKTEKLKLELERVQQAM; this is encoded by the coding sequence ATGGTGCCTAAAAGAGAATTGTGGAAGAATTTAAGCAGGCATAAAAGGGTTGTTGTTGATAAACCTTGGGTTTTGCTTGGTGATTTTAATGCCACCATAGATCCAGATGAACATTCTGCTGGCCCTTCTTTTATTACCAAAAGTATGGGTGAGTTCTCTGAATGTGTAGTAGATATTGAGGTTGAAGATATTAGTTGGTTAGGTTTGAGGTTTACATGGAATCAGACACCTGGTATCCTTAAGAAATTGGATAGGGCTATGGGAAATGTGGAGTTCTTTAGTGAATTCCCTTCTGCTGTGTGTGAATTTATGCTTTTTCTACGGTGTGACCATAGTCCTATGGTTGTGACATTTCCTCAAATTATGAAGTCTAAGCCTAAGCCTTTTAAGTTCCATAATTATTTGACAACCACGCCTAGTTTTTTGCCAGCTGTCAATGATATATGGAAAAATGAGGTATATGGGCATTCTATGTTTGCTGTGGTCTCTAAAATGAAATTTTTGAAGAAACCTTTGAGAAAGTTGAATTATGAGCAGGGTAATTTGTTTTTGAAGACTGAAAAGCTTAAACTTGAACTTGAAAGGGTTCAACAGGCTATGTGA